One window from the genome of Paramormyrops kingsleyae isolate MSU_618 unplaced genomic scaffold, PKINGS_0.4 ups91, whole genome shotgun sequence encodes:
- the LOC140577640 gene encoding uncharacterized protein, with translation MANYRTKLRNIGCSELNINSHKRKGSTGSPNQVKKPRKAEVNYCPDYPVGETKETLENQRITLLSEVTKRNNEQVIKGLMDRTFALRRHEVVEDSPFIAEFKNRWPALFTERELLKNFKKKGGAAAQKITDILSVLDQSIEKKRECILKALVVYLNEDPSNLVKEYMDAEHDETQILMSNTTLGIYAIKHEGADVADPYEDVGVIIEGIQC, from the exons ATGGCAAACTACAGAACAAAATTGAGAAACATAGGATGTTCAGAGCTGAACATCAATTCCCATAAGCGAAAAGGATCCACTGGAAGTCCTAACCAAGTGAAGAAACCGAGAAAAGCTGAGGTAAATTACTGTCCAGATTACCCAGTGGGTGAAACAAAAGAAACACTTGAAAATCAAAGGATTACACTACTATCGGAGGTGACTAAAAGAAACAACGAGCAGGTTATCAAGGGGCTGATGGACAGAACGTTTGCTCTACGGAGGCACGAGGTGGTAGAAGATTCACCTTTCATTGCTGAATTCAAGAACAGATGGCCAGCACTCTTTACTGAGAGAGAG CTCCTCAAAAATTTCAAAAAGAAAGGAGGAGCAGCCGCACAGAAGATCACAGACATCCTGTCAGTTTTGGATCAG AGCATTGAAAAAAAGCGTGAATGCATCCTGAAAGCCTTAGTGGTCTACCTAAATGAAGATCCTTCAAACCTAGTGAAGGAGTACATG GACGCTGAACATGATGAAACCCAAATTTTGATGAGCAACACCACTCTCGGAATCTATGCCATAAAACATGAAGGGGCAGATGTTGCAGACCCATACGAAGATGTTGGTGTCATCATCGAAGGCATCCAA tgctaA